One stretch of Nocardia mangyaensis DNA includes these proteins:
- a CDS encoding HMG-box domain-containing protein, giving the protein MSWGTAIELVGAAGGAVVPGYWGAVIGAGAGVLGAAVDGGGAGDILLGGVVGGLSSFGGRAVGTAASKKLLAGVDKHSVLLTREIRRDARDDLRRALPGVHKGAMRKSYDNSRHLKPDELGEKWKALTDAEKTKFGMLDQNKATRQKVRDALAYRDAKHARKNYQDRLRERRQRKIDGSLAKYKKPFTPGEAGSWGTRGLRALGGAGLMGALTAGWGAMTGSPGSNGDGADPATDRIAAPGTWVGGHVQSMGEGPFRQGAGEGIGFLFQPDGIAADLQGWYAAPGGMDGNGSLADGLSDNWQLFGDEGAFDTDNAVVPSLPTVPMQLDAQTPAAYQEAASRLVQAAQRFDAIQQEVAEQIVETAENTELGREQISALIRGINLKAQTSDGTDASFVDLLGQAFTESLSTVEERAGTNSEIEKVVSEMEDQMNKALEEQQKSMEEALKQLPKPNDPSYPYNPGQLPGVNPGQLPGNPLPQDPGHRLPEVPTPTIPAPSDPADPAGTPTPPPTPDIPDRPDPVIPGDRGTPNDPSTPPVAPPVVPPPGDIGSSPIGMGGMGSNLLNSLWPLLAAQQGGMFGQRPMGMGDDPRRLDRERLAPVRPAEVEPARVPPPPAPAQPAGASAGQSGAVATPSVPPSGATAPPDSGTPPTRGAARADGKVPYTFTGGQTVWVSPKVYDALVAAVADTTGTDARAAYGMAPATSAKTGDPKDKYPGSRVDPHQLMTGDIAMWEDGRTALLVVFEPAEEGGSAQDGVLKVIVSGALKQFAPEMSDAEEDFGAFAGFFHPPGIEGSGSGSEAIPATDPTLQPVPAMPVPAGG; this is encoded by the coding sequence ATGAGCTGGGGTACGGCTATTGAACTGGTCGGCGCCGCGGGCGGCGCTGTGGTTCCTGGCTATTGGGGAGCGGTCATCGGGGCAGGAGCCGGGGTACTCGGCGCGGCTGTGGACGGCGGCGGCGCTGGTGACATTCTCTTGGGCGGAGTTGTCGGAGGCCTGAGTAGTTTCGGTGGCAGGGCAGTCGGCACTGCGGCATCGAAAAAGCTGCTCGCCGGCGTGGACAAGCATTCAGTTCTGCTGACGCGGGAGATTCGGCGCGATGCTCGCGACGACCTGCGGAGAGCTCTGCCCGGTGTGCACAAGGGCGCGATGAGGAAATCGTACGATAATTCGAGACACCTGAAGCCGGACGAGCTCGGTGAGAAGTGGAAGGCTCTCACGGATGCCGAGAAGACGAAGTTCGGCATGCTCGACCAGAACAAGGCTACGAGGCAGAAGGTCAGAGATGCCTTGGCTTATCGAGATGCGAAGCATGCCAGAAAGAACTATCAAGACCGGCTGCGGGAACGGCGACAGAGAAAAATAGACGGGAGTCTTGCAAAGTACAAGAAGCCTTTCACGCCAGGCGAAGCCGGCAGCTGGGGGACTCGGGGATTGCGCGCGCTCGGTGGCGCGGGCTTGATGGGGGCGCTCACTGCGGGCTGGGGGGCGATGACGGGGTCCCCCGGATCGAATGGCGACGGCGCTGATCCGGCGACCGATCGCATCGCGGCGCCGGGGACCTGGGTCGGTGGGCACGTGCAGTCCATGGGGGAGGGACCATTTCGGCAGGGGGCCGGTGAGGGGATCGGCTTCCTGTTCCAGCCCGACGGTATCGCAGCCGATTTGCAGGGCTGGTATGCCGCTCCAGGCGGTATGGACGGCAACGGTTCGCTGGCCGACGGACTCAGCGACAACTGGCAGTTGTTCGGCGACGAAGGCGCTTTCGATACCGACAACGCGGTGGTGCCGTCGCTGCCGACGGTACCGATGCAGCTCGACGCGCAAACTCCCGCCGCCTACCAAGAGGCTGCGAGCAGGCTCGTGCAGGCGGCGCAGCGGTTCGACGCCATTCAGCAGGAGGTGGCGGAGCAGATCGTCGAGACTGCCGAGAACACCGAGCTCGGGCGGGAACAGATCTCCGCCTTGATCCGCGGCATCAATCTGAAGGCACAGACATCCGACGGAACCGATGCGAGTTTCGTCGATTTGCTCGGGCAGGCGTTCACCGAGAGTCTGTCGACCGTGGAGGAGCGCGCAGGCACCAATTCCGAGATCGAGAAGGTGGTCTCGGAGATGGAAGACCAGATGAACAAGGCGCTGGAGGAGCAGCAGAAGTCGATGGAGGAGGCGCTGAAGCAGCTGCCGAAGCCCAATGACCCGAGCTATCCCTATAACCCCGGTCAGCTCCCAGGGGTCAATCCCGGTCAGCTCCCCGGAAACCCGCTGCCACAGGATCCGGGTCACCGCCTTCCTGAAGTGCCGACGCCAACCATCCCCGCGCCCTCGGACCCGGCCGATCCCGCTGGCACTCCCACACCGCCGCCCACTCCCGACATACCGGACCGGCCGGATCCGGTCATTCCGGGAGACCGAGGCACACCGAACGACCCGAGCACGCCTCCGGTCGCGCCACCCGTGGTACCACCGCCCGGTGATATCGGATCGAGCCCGATCGGGATGGGCGGGATGGGGTCGAACCTCCTGAATTCGCTGTGGCCATTGTTGGCGGCCCAGCAGGGCGGGATGTTCGGCCAGCGCCCCATGGGGATGGGTGACGACCCGCGCCGCTTGGACCGGGAGCGACTTGCGCCGGTCCGCCCGGCCGAGGTGGAGCCGGCTCGGGTGCCGCCGCCTCCCGCACCCGCTCAGCCGGCGGGCGCGAGCGCAGGACAGTCCGGCGCTGTCGCCACACCGTCGGTCCCGCCGTCGGGCGCGACCGCCCCGCCCGATTCCGGTACACCACCGACCCGAGGCGCCGCCCGTGCGGATGGCAAGGTGCCGTACACCTTCACGGGTGGCCAGACGGTCTGGGTATCGCCGAAGGTGTACGACGCGTTGGTGGCGGCCGTCGCCGACACCACGGGTACCGACGCCAGGGCCGCCTACGGCATGGCGCCGGCGACATCGGCGAAAACGGGGGATCCGAAGGACAAGTATCCGGGCAGCCGGGTCGATCCGCACCAGCTGATGACCGGCGACATCGCGATGTGGGAGGACGGCCGCACGGCGCTGCTGGTGGTGTTCGAGCCCGCCGAGGAGGGTGGGTCCGCCCAGGACGGCGTGCTGAAGGTGATCGTCAGCGGTGCGCTGAAACAGTTCGCACCCGAGATGAGCGATGCCGAAGAGGATTTCGGTGCGTTCGCCGGCTTCTTCCATCCGCCGGGGATCGAGGGGAGCGGGTCCGGCTCGGAGGCGATCCCGGCGACCGACCCGACCTTGCAGCCGGTGCCCGCGATGCCGGTCCCGGCGGGTGGGTGA
- a CDS encoding ESX-1 secretion-associated protein, translated as MPDRMDIDPEVLRQLANQHDRVARDTWDWAQPPSAWLDNFLPTYGKIAFPVYNALVRYYDARRRAGERLAGQHDQTAASLRAAADSYERTDEDIATGFRRNGEEFGAPAPAPMDPGTNRVAPINGVPAVDVPAATTPGATNAGTGVNGTQIGEGAGTGIAGTAPAAEAAAPAAAATTPPASVLPPATGAPVTPGDTAQPGSTGASAQPSVAPSGASAMSGGVVPPAVVAPPVGVAGGADQSASGAPADAGRGAAGLPMMPIAPFAAALANARDKAAGPDFVVGERPDDDLVLARTLLGGILSAVRTSALGLQWAVAVLRGPGGAMVLVTSNEGRGWLPAGVYVPQGTALPWTVDGAEAAWEGISDPARMLAEFSLMAGTRSGARLTALVSSGEIDPGVRVRFGDVSMQSAVAPSDDVDLGVPTPDTVDRLVLGGMSHLQDKVAAVPDDQLRDRCLGLAIDADSRIARTSAPASVSAVVRQLRTKILDQLRNGGDVPREWWDDLRDADDLLAAAMLSRRVDVRRVELGELRIDDQAEILRTLVFERRCNEVLMLLSENVTRQELRDAVYAHVQIIGHPLYAAAPETVAAPETVVAPQVEVLVSEADLADGEIGRPTVSAGPPETAAAAAPATEAAPSTTTTPPTGAAPPAGTVLPPTISAPGAIAPDFRRDGESPGRSDAR; from the coding sequence ATGCCGGACCGGATGGATATCGACCCGGAAGTGCTGCGTCAGCTCGCGAATCAGCACGACCGGGTCGCCCGTGACACCTGGGACTGGGCGCAGCCGCCGTCGGCTTGGCTCGACAACTTTCTGCCCACCTACGGCAAGATCGCCTTTCCGGTATACAACGCCCTGGTGCGGTACTACGACGCCAGGCGGCGCGCCGGGGAGCGTTTGGCCGGTCAGCACGATCAGACCGCGGCGTCGCTGCGGGCCGCCGCGGACAGCTACGAACGCACCGATGAGGACATCGCCACCGGCTTTCGCCGCAACGGTGAGGAGTTCGGTGCGCCCGCACCGGCGCCGATGGACCCGGGGACAAACCGGGTGGCGCCGATCAATGGTGTCCCCGCCGTCGATGTTCCGGCCGCGACCACGCCGGGCGCCACGAACGCCGGCACCGGTGTGAACGGCACCCAGATCGGGGAGGGGGCCGGTACCGGGATCGCCGGGACTGCTCCGGCCGCGGAGGCCGCGGCACCCGCGGCGGCCGCGACCACCCCACCGGCCTCCGTTCTCCCACCGGCCACCGGTGCCCCGGTGACACCCGGTGACACCGCACAGCCGGGCAGCACGGGCGCGAGTGCGCAGCCCTCGGTTGCCCCATCCGGCGCGTCGGCCATGTCGGGGGGCGTGGTGCCGCCGGCTGTGGTGGCACCACCCGTCGGTGTCGCCGGTGGCGCGGACCAGTCCGCCTCCGGCGCACCCGCCGACGCGGGCCGCGGTGCCGCGGGCCTGCCGATGATGCCGATCGCGCCGTTCGCCGCCGCACTGGCCAATGCCAGGGACAAGGCCGCCGGACCGGACTTCGTGGTGGGTGAGCGCCCCGACGACGATCTGGTCCTCGCCCGCACCCTGCTCGGCGGAATCCTCTCCGCTGTCCGGACTTCCGCACTCGGCTTGCAGTGGGCGGTGGCGGTGCTGCGCGGGCCAGGCGGCGCCATGGTGCTGGTGACATCGAACGAGGGCAGGGGCTGGCTCCCGGCCGGCGTCTACGTGCCACAGGGCACCGCCCTGCCGTGGACCGTGGACGGTGCCGAGGCGGCCTGGGAGGGGATCTCGGATCCGGCGCGAATGCTGGCCGAGTTCAGCCTCATGGCGGGTACCCGATCCGGTGCCAGGCTGACGGCGCTGGTCTCCTCGGGGGAGATCGACCCCGGTGTGCGGGTTCGGTTCGGCGATGTATCGATGCAGTCGGCGGTCGCGCCCTCCGACGACGTGGATCTCGGTGTGCCGACACCGGATACCGTCGACCGGCTGGTCCTGGGCGGCATGTCGCACCTGCAGGACAAGGTCGCCGCGGTGCCCGACGACCAACTCCGCGATCGTTGCCTCGGATTGGCGATCGATGCCGACTCCCGGATAGCGCGGACGAGCGCCCCGGCGTCGGTGTCCGCTGTGGTGCGCCAGTTGCGCACGAAGATCCTCGATCAGCTGCGAAACGGCGGCGACGTACCCCGCGAGTGGTGGGACGACCTTCGCGACGCCGATGACCTGCTTGCCGCTGCCATGCTCTCCCGTCGCGTCGATGTGCGTCGCGTCGAACTCGGCGAGCTCCGCATCGACGATCAGGCCGAGATCCTGCGCACGCTGGTATTCGAACGTCGCTGTAACGAAGTCCTGATGCTGTTGAGCGAGAACGTGACTCGGCAGGAGCTGCGCGATGCGGTGTACGCGCATGTGCAGATCATCGGCCACCCGCTGTATGCCGCCGCGCCGGAGACGGTGGCCGCGCCGGAGACGGTGGTGGCGCCGCAGGTCGAGGTGCTGGTGTCCGAGGCGGATCTCGCCGATGGCGAGATCGGTCGGCCTACCGTCAGCGCCGGACCACCCGAGACCGCCGCAGCGGCGGCACCCGCTACCGAGGCGGCACCATCCACCACGACTACGCCTCCCACCGGGGCCGCGCCACCGGCCGGCACTGTTCTGCCACCCACGATTTCCGCGCCGGGTGCCATCGCACCGGACTTTCGCCGCGACGGCGAGAGTCCAGGAAGGAGTGACGCGAGGTGA
- a CDS encoding ESX-1 secretion-associated protein yields the protein MANRLHLDPDNLRALADRHDLAAARIREAGRIPEGWLGRFRSQYGTIAEPVRAALIDYFDRRHRRSEQQAAKHERTRDILRAAAQNFESRDRESGQDIGSRGRGFDGVPASGGPVPGSLPPTAVNPVIVNPATAASNTAPMPVHGRPAASSDIREDVGPAPVPAVGPVAASTPNRSDVRTPGLSVRPSVFGDIARTQEGAARVGDSARAPAPPSAGGPAGIASAVPSAVAAPGPVAVPDQGAGPTPVSGLPAAPLGPAVQPVGGVAASPLGTSATGGARQRPRAANADIDSGDLKAARTLLSAVLHAAGATAPTVEWSVAALRSPVGMALFLTTNEGRGWLPPGLYLPRNVSMPWRRDDAVGVRDSDRATWEHHPDPARILVEFARIWGPTANARLTALASSIRIDPALREDISGAASAERVEPEGVLDLRWPGPHTIDRLGFAGSADALAEAAGVPRASRAAKGIQLGVDAHHRVRRAGATPVAAVPVEQLRERILALLEAAEPVPEQWWAELRHADSVLGEAIRSHWSGDRDAVRALVFQRRCTELVLLLDGEPGYRRLRDQLYAYEQIVKHPAFADSPVVSAGPMGGVVPPPVAVPERSAGSDGARVRGAIVVPVGQPRVGSDARPG from the coding sequence ATGGCGAACCGTCTGCATCTGGATCCGGATAACCTGCGCGCACTGGCGGACCGGCACGACCTGGCAGCCGCCAGAATCCGGGAAGCGGGCCGGATTCCAGAGGGCTGGCTCGGCCGGTTCCGATCCCAGTACGGGACCATCGCCGAACCGGTCCGCGCCGCGCTGATCGACTATTTCGACCGGCGACACCGGCGTTCGGAACAGCAGGCAGCCAAGCACGAGCGGACTCGCGACATCTTGCGGGCGGCGGCACAGAACTTCGAGAGCCGGGACCGCGAGTCGGGACAGGACATCGGTAGTCGCGGACGGGGATTCGATGGTGTGCCCGCATCCGGTGGGCCGGTGCCCGGATCGCTGCCTCCCACGGCCGTGAATCCGGTCATCGTCAACCCGGCGACGGCCGCGTCCAACACCGCCCCCATGCCCGTTCATGGCCGGCCTGCCGCGTCATCCGACATCCGCGAGGATGTCGGGCCCGCGCCGGTACCAGCAGTTGGACCGGTGGCAGCGAGTACCCCGAACCGCTCGGATGTGCGCACGCCCGGATTGTCGGTGCGGCCTTCGGTGTTCGGCGACATTGCCCGAACACAGGAGGGTGCGGCTCGGGTCGGCGACAGTGCGCGGGCACCGGCCCCGCCGTCAGCGGGTGGTCCTGCCGGAATCGCTTCCGCTGTCCCGTCGGCGGTGGCCGCGCCTGGTCCGGTGGCGGTCCCTGACCAGGGTGCCGGGCCAACTCCGGTGAGTGGCCTGCCTGCCGCCCCTCTGGGCCCTGCCGTCCAGCCCGTCGGTGGCGTGGCAGCATCGCCGTTGGGGACCAGCGCAACGGGTGGCGCACGGCAGCGCCCACGGGCGGCGAACGCCGACATCGACAGTGGTGACTTGAAAGCCGCCCGGACCTTGCTCTCCGCGGTACTGCATGCTGCCGGGGCAACGGCCCCCACTGTTGAATGGTCGGTCGCGGCGCTGCGCAGTCCGGTCGGCATGGCGCTGTTCCTCACCACGAACGAAGGCAGGGGCTGGTTGCCGCCCGGCCTGTACCTGCCGCGGAATGTGTCCATGCCGTGGCGGCGTGACGATGCGGTGGGGGTTCGGGATTCGGATCGGGCCACCTGGGAGCACCACCCGGACCCCGCGCGAATTCTGGTGGAGTTCGCCCGGATCTGGGGTCCGACAGCGAACGCCCGGCTCACCGCCCTGGCGAGCTCGATTCGGATCGATCCGGCGCTGCGAGAAGATATCTCGGGTGCGGCGAGCGCGGAGCGGGTCGAACCGGAAGGCGTACTGGACTTGCGGTGGCCCGGCCCGCACACCATCGACCGACTGGGCTTCGCGGGTTCTGCGGATGCGCTGGCCGAGGCGGCCGGGGTGCCGCGCGCCAGTCGTGCGGCCAAGGGTATCCAGCTGGGCGTCGACGCCCATCACCGTGTGCGCCGAGCCGGTGCCACACCGGTGGCCGCGGTGCCGGTCGAGCAACTGCGGGAGCGGATTCTGGCCCTGCTGGAAGCCGCGGAGCCCGTACCGGAACAGTGGTGGGCCGAGCTGCGCCATGCCGACAGCGTGCTCGGCGAGGCGATTCGATCCCACTGGTCCGGTGACCGGGATGCGGTACGGGCGCTGGTCTTCCAACGCCGATGCACCGAACTCGTGCTGTTGCTGGACGGCGAGCCGGGTTATCGACGGCTGCGGGACCAGCTCTATGCCTATGAGCAGATCGTGAAACACCCGGCGTTCGCCGATTCCCCGGTGGTGTCTGCCGGTCCCATGGGCGGTGTCGTACCACCACCCGTAGCTGTCCCTGAACGCTCTGCTGGATCGGATGGGGCGCGGGTCCGCGGAGCGATCGTCGTGCCGGTAGGACAACCCAGGGTGGGGTCCGATGCACGCCCGGGATGA
- a CDS encoding YbaB/EbfC family nucleoid-associated protein: MTAGRREIHPDVRAAQAMARELRHRALALREKIDRIVARRPSPTGMVIPEVNAKGQLTGLYLAPGTCARFDSQELATEIMTAIQESTEDARRQYRIAMNDPADRPPPLGEIMREWRAAPGPKEQIPNFGKHGE; the protein is encoded by the coding sequence GTGACCGCGGGCAGGCGTGAGATTCATCCCGACGTGCGCGCCGCCCAGGCGATGGCCAGGGAACTGCGCCATCGTGCCCTCGCGCTGCGGGAGAAGATCGATCGCATCGTTGCGCGACGTCCGTCCCCGACAGGCATGGTGATTCCCGAGGTGAACGCCAAGGGACAGCTGACCGGCCTGTACCTGGCACCCGGCACGTGCGCGCGCTTCGACAGCCAGGAACTGGCCACCGAGATCATGACCGCGATCCAGGAGAGCACCGAGGACGCGCGCAGGCAGTACCGGATCGCGATGAACGATCCGGCCGATCGGCCACCGCCGCTGGGCGAGATCATGCGGGAGTGGCGCGCCGCGCCCGGCCCGAAGGAGCAGATCCCCAATTTTGGGAAGCACGGAGAATGA
- a CDS encoding YdcF family protein encodes MTVSLRPGAGDAAAAAGRQIAERASRALTAGGSGIGRSWHGVARMPREAAGVLVHTDRSTAIPIDSAGQALIRDDQLIGGRSQAVYADWLRNLKARGVDSDRAISDLGTVWDFLRRDPKWAFDTRRPYGGVVMFGSPDSGGSAVLANFIRTRGLEDTPVVFSGYADPGKGARIPEAVRFRREAEQVGLGSRRVLEDHAARNTGENVANSLALLREQGQDVRSIVGVCTPQHARRVWGTIMKQGPDVEHAAIVSADVSVDNYLHYGLRDDRSQMTPPDDITSAILGEIKRLDDYPAEGHIVAQEVPNDVRAAYDRLGEVFRPSERRF; translated from the coding sequence ATGACCGTGTCGTTGAGGCCAGGTGCCGGCGATGCCGCGGCCGCCGCGGGACGCCAGATCGCCGAGCGGGCCTCGCGAGCGCTCACCGCGGGCGGATCCGGCATCGGCAGAAGCTGGCACGGCGTGGCGAGGATGCCTCGGGAAGCCGCCGGTGTGTTGGTCCATACCGACCGCAGCACCGCGATTCCGATTGATTCCGCTGGGCAGGCCTTGATCCGCGACGATCAGCTGATCGGGGGGCGTAGCCAGGCCGTATACGCCGACTGGCTACGGAACCTGAAAGCCCGGGGTGTGGATTCCGACCGGGCGATATCCGATCTGGGAACCGTCTGGGACTTCCTGCGGCGTGACCCCAAGTGGGCCTTCGATACCCGACGGCCGTACGGCGGCGTGGTGATGTTCGGCAGCCCGGACAGCGGAGGTTCGGCGGTCCTGGCCAACTTCATCCGTACCCGCGGTCTAGAGGACACTCCGGTCGTGTTCTCCGGTTACGCGGACCCGGGTAAGGGCGCGCGAATTCCCGAGGCTGTCCGGTTCAGGAGAGAGGCCGAGCAAGTGGGGCTGGGTTCGCGTCGGGTCCTCGAGGACCATGCGGCTCGCAATACCGGTGAGAACGTCGCCAACTCCCTGGCGTTGCTGCGCGAGCAGGGGCAGGATGTCCGATCGATCGTCGGCGTGTGCACACCCCAGCACGCTCGCCGGGTATGGGGCACGATCATGAAGCAGGGCCCCGACGTGGAGCATGCGGCCATAGTCTCTGCCGATGTCTCCGTGGACAACTACCTGCACTACGGGCTGCGCGACGATCGTTCGCAGATGACGCCACCGGATGACATCACCTCGGCGATCCTGGGCGAGATCAAACGCTTGGACGACTATCCGGCCGAAGGCCACATCGTGGCGCAGGAGGTGCCGAATGATGTGCGTGCCGCCTACGACAGGCTGGGCGAGGTATTCCGCCCCTCCGAGCGCAGGTTCTGA
- a CDS encoding alpha/beta fold hydrolase — MPADNDRYPPQDTPAVVWQHRSVLANGIRFHLVEAGSGPLVVLLHGFPQSWYSWRHQIPALAQHFRVVAVDMRGYGGTDRPAAVADYRITALTADVAALIHALGEQTAHVVGHDWGGIVAWAFAVRYPEMVDRLGLLNYPDPVLFAKALRSNPRQLMRSWYMFFFQLPWLPELTMRRREGIPLVSAMFRDMAVCPGTFTEADLTEYRRNILAPGAASAMINYYRAAFRYFRTLHRTDPVTVPTMVVWAENDIALGNELTRDLPVRFSGPFRIEYVPDSSHWVHEEHPALVSRLLSEHLRA; from the coding sequence ATGCCCGCCGACAACGACCGCTACCCGCCGCAGGACACACCGGCCGTGGTGTGGCAACACCGCTCTGTGCTGGCGAACGGCATACGTTTCCATCTGGTGGAGGCCGGCTCCGGTCCACTGGTCGTGCTGCTCCATGGGTTTCCGCAATCCTGGTATTCCTGGCGGCATCAGATTCCGGCCTTGGCACAACACTTTCGGGTGGTGGCCGTGGACATGCGTGGCTACGGTGGGACCGACCGGCCCGCTGCTGTCGCGGACTATCGCATCACGGCGCTCACTGCGGATGTCGCGGCGCTGATCCACGCGCTCGGGGAGCAGACAGCGCATGTCGTCGGCCACGATTGGGGCGGGATCGTGGCCTGGGCATTCGCGGTGCGCTATCCGGAGATGGTCGACCGGCTCGGACTACTCAACTACCCCGATCCGGTGCTGTTCGCGAAGGCGCTGCGGAGCAACCCGCGCCAGCTGATGCGCAGCTGGTACATGTTCTTCTTCCAATTGCCGTGGTTGCCCGAACTGACCATGCGCCGGCGAGAAGGTATCCCCCTGGTCTCAGCGATGTTTCGCGACATGGCAGTGTGTCCGGGAACGTTCACCGAAGCCGACCTCACCGAGTACCGGCGCAACATCCTCGCTCCCGGCGCCGCGTCCGCCATGATCAACTACTACCGGGCGGCCTTCCGGTACTTCCGCACTCTGCACCGCACCGATCCGGTCACCGTGCCCACGATGGTCGTCTGGGCCGAGAACGACATCGCCCTCGGGAACGAGTTGACGCGCGATCTACCCGTCCGCTTTTCCGGACCATTCCGCATCGAATACGTCCCCGACTCCTCACATTGGGTACACGAGGAGCACCCGGCCCTGGTCAGCCGCCTGTTGTCGGAGCACCTCCGGGCGTGA
- a CDS encoding YbaB/EbfC family nucleoid-associated protein, with protein MSDIHPDVQAALDMARNLRHRIADMRERIDGIRARRPSPGGDVIPEVDAMGRLTDLYIAPGTTMRYTSDELVQEIMAAVTESTADAARQHRAIMDSAVTDEDGEGTHAEAVAPAAGQRA; from the coding sequence ATGAGTGACATCCATCCCGATGTGCAAGCAGCGCTGGATATGGCCCGCAACCTGCGCCACCGGATCGCCGACATGCGGGAACGGATCGACGGGATCCGTGCCCGCAGGCCATCGCCCGGTGGCGACGTGATCCCGGAAGTCGACGCCATGGGCAGGCTCACCGACCTGTACATCGCGCCCGGCACGACGATGCGATACACCAGTGACGAACTGGTACAGGAGATCATGGCGGCGGTCACCGAGAGCACGGCCGATGCCGCTCGGCAACACCGCGCGATCATGGACTCGGCCGTGACCGACGAGGATGGCGAAGGCACGCACGCAGAGGCGGTGGCCCCGGCCGCGGGGCAGCGCGCGTGA
- a CDS encoding PE family protein has product MVLNVDPEQLVGAAAELADMVRVTGAAVPAEWVTPAGSDPISAGMVPALNDEAAQLINGMRGLLSVLQRTAHAVGAAAVDYTETDSTNAALIDRTSGDIVGNPVELPGNVPMVVSPSLEFPDPGLAADPLSFAQMLHAGPGPAAPARFAGVLRAFNSGAATDAGRRVGGAAEVLRSWTPVGAKASAELTQHNDWLDRIRRQMDRLADRVDAYSAAFRVAKDKHPTPSEIVAARKELLRAMRSKNEAATSAALAKHEELNLRSAETIGGYEGSMAADAAAAGSENSDSSMLQSLLPALLSAMSQGGMLAEQTLTEGAYDEYYGDDYYGDYGDYGGSGYGTPSPIGGTPGSSPGSGIGANPAYTIGPMPMSAAPAAASGGSGSGAPRTAGFEPMRSGSASSGSAMGRGGYMPMMPMMPGAGGAGAGAGGGDRGRVVAWHPDRLMYVDDTPHTESVIGERPVIAPTVTPPTPAPASQTRNNAGGSA; this is encoded by the coding sequence GTGGTGCTCAACGTCGACCCGGAGCAACTCGTCGGTGCGGCAGCCGAACTCGCCGACATGGTGCGGGTGACCGGTGCGGCCGTCCCGGCCGAGTGGGTGACACCGGCCGGCTCCGATCCGATCTCCGCCGGGATGGTCCCGGCGCTCAACGACGAAGCGGCGCAACTGATCAACGGAATGCGCGGTCTGCTGAGTGTGCTGCAGCGGACCGCTCACGCGGTGGGTGCCGCTGCTGTGGACTATACGGAGACCGACTCGACCAACGCTGCGCTCATCGACAGAACATCCGGTGACATCGTCGGTAATCCGGTGGAACTGCCCGGCAACGTACCCATGGTGGTTTCGCCTTCCCTCGAGTTTCCCGACCCCGGTCTCGCCGCTGACCCGCTGTCCTTCGCGCAGATGCTGCACGCCGGTCCCGGTCCGGCGGCACCGGCCCGGTTCGCCGGGGTATTGCGCGCATTCAACTCGGGGGCCGCCACCGACGCGGGCCGCCGTGTCGGTGGCGCCGCCGAGGTACTGCGGAGCTGGACGCCGGTCGGCGCGAAGGCATCGGCCGAGCTGACCCAGCACAACGACTGGCTGGATCGGATCCGGCGGCAGATGGACCGGCTCGCCGACCGCGTCGACGCCTACAGCGCCGCATTCCGGGTCGCCAAGGACAAACATCCCACGCCGTCGGAGATCGTCGCCGCGCGTAAGGAACTGCTGCGTGCCATGCGCTCGAAGAACGAGGCCGCCACCTCGGCCGCGCTGGCCAAACACGAGGAGCTGAATCTGCGCTCCGCGGAGACGATCGGCGGATACGAGGGCAGCATGGCCGCGGACGCCGCCGCTGCCGGGTCCGAGAACAGCGATTCCAGCATGCTGCAATCGCTGTTGCCCGCGCTGTTGTCGGCGATGAGCCAGGGCGGGATGCTGGCCGAGCAGACACTCACCGAAGGTGCCTACGACGAGTATTACGGCGACGACTATTACGGCGACTACGGCGACTACGGCGGCTCCGGATACGGCACGCCCTCGCCGATCGGCGGCACACCGGGGTCGTCCCCGGGCTCGGGTATCGGTGCGAACCCGGCGTACACGATCGGACCGATGCCGATGAGTGCCGCACCCGCCGCCGCGTCCGGCGGCTCCGGTAGCGGCGCCCCCCGCACCGCCGGATTCGAACCCATGCGGTCCGGGTCGGCGTCGTCGGGGTCGGCGATGGGGCGCGGTGGGTACATGCCGATGATGCCGATGATGCCGGGCGCGGGCGGCGCCGGAGCGGGAGCCGGCGGCGGGGACCGCGGCCGGGTCGTCGCCTGGCATCCGGATCGGCTCATGTACGTCGACGACACTCCGCACACCGAGTCGGTGATCGGTGAACGGCCGGTGATCGCACCCACCGTGACCCCGCCGACTCCGGCGCCTGCTTCCCAGACCCGTAACAACGCTGGAGGTTCCGCATGA